Proteins co-encoded in one Apodemus sylvaticus chromosome 6, mApoSyl1.1, whole genome shotgun sequence genomic window:
- the Dlk1 gene encoding protein delta homolog 1 isoform X1, translating into MIATGALLRVLLLLLAFGHSTYGAECDPPCDPQYGFCEADNVCRCHVGWEGPQCDKCVTSPGCVNGVCKEPWQCICKDGWDGRFCEIDIRACTSAPCANNGTCVDLDKGQYECSCTPGFAGKDCQHKAGPCVINGSPCQHGGACVDDEGQASYASCLCPPGFSGNFCEIVANSCTPNPCENDGVCTDIGGDFRCRCPAGFVDKTCSRPVSNCASGPCLNGGTCLQHTQVSFECLCKPPFMGPTCAKKRVATTPVQVTHLPSNYGLTYRVTPGVHELPIQQPEQHILKVSMKELNKSAPLLTEGQAICFTILGVLTSLVVLGTVTIVFINKCETWVTNLRYNHMLRKKKNLLLQYNSGEELAVNIIFPEKIDMTTFNKEAGDEEI; encoded by the exons ATGATCGCGACCGGAGCCCTCCTGCGCGTCCTCTTGCTCCTGCTGGCTTTCGGCCATAGCACCTATG ggGCTGAATGTGACCCACCCTGCGACCCCCAGTACGGATTCTGCGAGGCTGACAATGTGTGCAG ATGCCATGTTGGCTGGGAGGGCCCCCAGTGTGACAAGTGCGTCACCTCTCCTGGCTGTGTTAATGGCGTCTGCAAGGAACCATGGCAGTGCATCTGCAAGGACGGCTGGGACGGGAGGTTCTGCGAAATAG ACATTCGGGCTTGCACCTCAGCACCCTGCGCCAACAACGGAACTTGCGTGGACCTCGACAAAGGCCAGTACGAATGCTCCTGCACCCCCGGGTTTGCTGGAAAGGACTGCCAGCACAAGGCTGGGCCCTGCGTGATCAATGG TTCTCCCTGCCAGCACGGAGGTGCCTGCGTGGATGATGAGGGCCAGGCCTCGTATGCTTCCTGCCTGTGCCCCCCTGGCTTCTCAGGCAACTTCTGTGAGATCGTAGCCAACAGCTGCACCCCTAACCCTTGCGAGAACGATGGCGTCTGCACCGACATCGGGGGTGACTTCCGTTGCCGCTGCCCAGCTGGATTCGTCGACAAGACCTGCAGCCGCCCGGTGAGCAACTGCGCCAGTGGTCCGTGCCTGAACGGGGGTACCTGCCTCCAGCACACCCAGGTGAGCTTCGAGTGTCTGTGCAAGCCCCCGTTCATGGGTCCCACATGCGCGAAGAAGCGGGTGGCTACTACCCCCGTGCAGGTGACCCACCTGCCCAGCAACTACGGGCTCACCTACCGCGTGACCCCCGGGGTGCACGAGCTGCCTATCCAGCAGCCCGAGCAGCACATCCTGAAGGTATCCATGAAAGAGCTCAACAAGAGTGCCCCTCTCCTCACCGAGGGACAGGCCATCTGCTTCACCATCCTGGGTGTGCTCACCAGCCTGGTGGTGCTGGGCACCGTGACCATCGTCTTTATCAACAAGTGCGAGACCTGGGTGACCAACCTGCGCTACAATCACATGCTACGTAAGAAGAAGAACCTGCTGCTGCAGTACAACAGCGGCGAGGAGCTGGCGGTCAACATCATCTTCCCCGAGAAGATCGACATGACCACCTTCAACAAGGAGGCTGGTGATGAGGAGATCTAA
- the Dlk1 gene encoding protein delta homolog 1 isoform X2 has translation MIATGALLRVLLLLLAFGHSTYGAECDPPCDPQYGFCEADNVCRCHVGWEGPQCDKCVTSPGCVNGVCKEPWQCICKDGWDGRFCEIDIRACTSAPCANNGTCVDLDKGQYECSCTPGFAGKDCQHKAGPCVINGSPCQHGGACVDDEGQASYASCLCPPGFSGNFCEIVANSCTPNPCENDGVCTDIGGDFRCRCPAGFVDKTCSRPVSNCASGPCLNGGTCLQHTQGQAICFTILGVLTSLVVLGTVTIVFINKCETWVTNLRYNHMLRKKKNLLLQYNSGEELAVNIIFPEKIDMTTFNKEAGDEEI, from the exons ATGATCGCGACCGGAGCCCTCCTGCGCGTCCTCTTGCTCCTGCTGGCTTTCGGCCATAGCACCTATG ggGCTGAATGTGACCCACCCTGCGACCCCCAGTACGGATTCTGCGAGGCTGACAATGTGTGCAG ATGCCATGTTGGCTGGGAGGGCCCCCAGTGTGACAAGTGCGTCACCTCTCCTGGCTGTGTTAATGGCGTCTGCAAGGAACCATGGCAGTGCATCTGCAAGGACGGCTGGGACGGGAGGTTCTGCGAAATAG ACATTCGGGCTTGCACCTCAGCACCCTGCGCCAACAACGGAACTTGCGTGGACCTCGACAAAGGCCAGTACGAATGCTCCTGCACCCCCGGGTTTGCTGGAAAGGACTGCCAGCACAAGGCTGGGCCCTGCGTGATCAATGG TTCTCCCTGCCAGCACGGAGGTGCCTGCGTGGATGATGAGGGCCAGGCCTCGTATGCTTCCTGCCTGTGCCCCCCTGGCTTCTCAGGCAACTTCTGTGAGATCGTAGCCAACAGCTGCACCCCTAACCCTTGCGAGAACGATGGCGTCTGCACCGACATCGGGGGTGACTTCCGTTGCCGCTGCCCAGCTGGATTCGTCGACAAGACCTGCAGCCGCCCGGTGAGCAACTGCGCCAGTGGTCCGTGCCTGAACGGGGGTACCTGCCTCCAGCACACCCAG GGACAGGCCATCTGCTTCACCATCCTGGGTGTGCTCACCAGCCTGGTGGTGCTGGGCACCGTGACCATCGTCTTTATCAACAAGTGCGAGACCTGGGTGACCAACCTGCGCTACAATCACATGCTACGTAAGAAGAAGAACCTGCTGCTGCAGTACAACAGCGGCGAGGAGCTGGCGGTCAACATCATCTTCCCCGAGAAGATCGACATGACCACCTTCAACAAGGAGGCTGGTGATGAGGAGATCTAA
- the Dlk1 gene encoding protein delta homolog 1 isoform X3: MIATGALLRVLLLLLAFGHSTYGAECDPPCDPQYGFCEADNVCRCHVGWEGPQCDKCVTSPGCVNGVCKEPWQCICKDGWDGRFCEIDIRACTSAPCANNGTCVDLDKGQYECSCTPGFAGKDCQHKAGPCVINGSPCQHGGACVDDEGQASYASCLCPPGFSGNFCEIVANSCTPNPCENDGVCTDIGGDFRCRCPAGFVDKTCSRPVSNCASGPCLNGGTCLQHTQAICFTILGVLTSLVVLGTVTIVFINKCETWVTNLRYNHMLRKKKNLLLQYNSGEELAVNIIFPEKIDMTTFNKEAGDEEI; this comes from the exons ATGATCGCGACCGGAGCCCTCCTGCGCGTCCTCTTGCTCCTGCTGGCTTTCGGCCATAGCACCTATG ggGCTGAATGTGACCCACCCTGCGACCCCCAGTACGGATTCTGCGAGGCTGACAATGTGTGCAG ATGCCATGTTGGCTGGGAGGGCCCCCAGTGTGACAAGTGCGTCACCTCTCCTGGCTGTGTTAATGGCGTCTGCAAGGAACCATGGCAGTGCATCTGCAAGGACGGCTGGGACGGGAGGTTCTGCGAAATAG ACATTCGGGCTTGCACCTCAGCACCCTGCGCCAACAACGGAACTTGCGTGGACCTCGACAAAGGCCAGTACGAATGCTCCTGCACCCCCGGGTTTGCTGGAAAGGACTGCCAGCACAAGGCTGGGCCCTGCGTGATCAATGG TTCTCCCTGCCAGCACGGAGGTGCCTGCGTGGATGATGAGGGCCAGGCCTCGTATGCTTCCTGCCTGTGCCCCCCTGGCTTCTCAGGCAACTTCTGTGAGATCGTAGCCAACAGCTGCACCCCTAACCCTTGCGAGAACGATGGCGTCTGCACCGACATCGGGGGTGACTTCCGTTGCCGCTGCCCAGCTGGATTCGTCGACAAGACCTGCAGCCGCCCGGTGAGCAACTGCGCCAGTGGTCCGTGCCTGAACGGGGGTACCTGCCTCCAGCACACCCAG GCCATCTGCTTCACCATCCTGGGTGTGCTCACCAGCCTGGTGGTGCTGGGCACCGTGACCATCGTCTTTATCAACAAGTGCGAGACCTGGGTGACCAACCTGCGCTACAATCACATGCTACGTAAGAAGAAGAACCTGCTGCTGCAGTACAACAGCGGCGAGGAGCTGGCGGTCAACATCATCTTCCCCGAGAAGATCGACATGACCACCTTCAACAAGGAGGCTGGTGATGAGGAGATCTAA